The DNA sequence GTTGTGCTTGTGGACCCGTCCTCTTCTCCATGTGTGTATGTTTGATTGTTAATGTCCCACCACTTGAATGCTTCACTCACATTTCAGGTCAGTCCCAGTGGCAAGCTAGTTGCGTACGCAGAGGACACAAAGGGTGATGAAATCTACACTGTTTTTGTCATTGACGCAGAGAGTGGACAGTATGTTGGGCAACCACTGAAAGCAATTACTTCTGACATTGAGTGGGCCGGTGATGACAACCTTGTTTACATAACAATGGACAATATTCTTCGACCAGATAAAGTATGTTAACTCTTCTTCTTTCTCCTACATGAAATTATCCTGATCTATGCTAGTAACCTGCATACACACTAGACAAAAGAACAAAATAATGATGCTGTGATTTATGTAGTGTGAATGCTCTATTTGTCATTGGTTGCAATGTTGTGCATGGTGTTGTTCCCTGCATACCAATTCTTTTA is a window from the Triticum dicoccoides isolate Atlit2015 ecotype Zavitan unplaced genomic scaffold, WEW_v2.0 scaffold246278, whole genome shotgun sequence genome containing:
- the LOC119345519 gene encoding dipeptidyl aminopeptidase BI-like; protein product: MPTGPDAPAEHIILDENLKAEGHDYYSIGAFKVSPSGKLVAYAEDTKGDEIYTVFVIDAESGQYVGQPLKAITSDIEWAGDDNLVYITMDNILRPDKVC